In Pocillopora verrucosa isolate sample1 chromosome 13, ASM3666991v2, whole genome shotgun sequence, one genomic interval encodes:
- the LOC131769494 gene encoding uncharacterized protein, with the protein MNESLSVGETSSAPRKRRGKYCAAFDCNNSAYNVNGTRTSYHFFEFPKDAQRRNRWCSLIKRRHGQDGFIVSTATVLCHEHFRAEDISKKLSGRWNLKTGAEPCIFSWTKQSNQRKAPKERKMDESTVGVAASALQFGSCSVFPSIDASTDAAHSFSECDENAAEVECESPQTEPDCVLELQRRIELLETQLADCQEKLSEAEKENAVLLERQFSIDKIKDDNAAVLFYTGFPSYEALISFYKYIEPKLSKMQYWKGENLVKESQPYQLDDNKSKPGPSRKLTFLDEFLLVLMRLKAICTGPCRQIWHQCQPGFQDLHHLDKFALS; encoded by the exons ATGAATGAAAGCTTAAGCGTCGGGGAAACATCCTCCGCCCCTCGAAAGAGAAGAGGAAAGTATTGTGCAGCCTTTGACTGCAATAATAGCGCCTATAATGTAAACGGTACTCGTACAAGTTATCATTTCTTCGAGTTTCCCAAGGACGCTCAGCGAAGGAATCGGTGGTGTTCACTTATCAAGCGACGACACGGACAGGACGGCTTTATTGTTTCCACCGCCACTGTCCTCTGTCATGAGCATTTTCGGGCAGAAGATATCTCGAAAAAACTTTCTGGTCGCTGGAATTTGAAGACAG gTGCAGAGCCATGTATATTTAGCTGGACAAAGCAATCAAACCAAAGAAAGGcaccaaaggaaagaaagatggaTGAGTCAACTGTTGGAGTAGCAGCATCAGCATTGCAGTTTGGATCCTGCTCAGTATTTCCTTCTATTGATGCGTCAACTGATGCTGCTCATTCATTTTCAGAGTGTGATGAAAATGCAGCTGAAGTGGAGTGTGAGTCCCCTCAAACAGAGCCTGATTGTGTCCTTGAACTGCAAAGGAGAATTGAATTACTTGAAACTCAGCTAGCTGACTGCCAGGAAAAACTCAGTGaagcagaaaaggaaaatgctgTGTTATTGGAACGTCAATTTTCcattgacaaaattaaagatgacaatgctgctgttttattttacacCGGATTCCCAAGTTATGAGGCATTAATAAGCTTCTACAAATACATTGAGCCAAAGCTTTCCAAAATGCAGTACTGGAAGGGTGAAAATCTAGTAAAGGAAAGCCAGCCTTATCAACTTGATGATAACAAGAGTAAACCTGGACCATCAAGGAAGCTTACTTTTCTGGATGAGTTCCTACTGGTGCTCATGAGACTGAAAGCTATTTGTACAGGACCTTGCCGACAGATTTGGCATCAGTGCCAGCCTGGTTTCCAGGATCTGCATCACCTGGATAAATTTGCTCTTTCATGA
- the LOC136277673 gene encoding uncharacterized protein, with product MSSLEGAFAPIAVQRGTGSYYRGCVKPPERFISTQLSGGLRVLYQKLEEKKQGLCKEETLLLRAATIPKVLASQIGKDGKFKPCYPVPLLAGRFIQVIGEGESSLFISAEI from the exons ATGTCGAGTTTGGAAGGAGCTTTTGCGCCAATTGCCGTCCAAAG GGGAACTGGCAGCTATTACAGAGGATGTGTTAAACCACCTGAAAGATTTATCAGTACCCAACTGTCAGGGGGACTCAGGGTGCTATATCAAaagcttgaagaaaaaaaacaaggcttGTGTAAGGAAGAAACTCTACTGCTCAGAGCGGCTACAATACCAAAAG TATTAGCATCACAGATTGGCAAAGATGGTAAATTCAAGCCTTGTTACCCAG TTCCATTACTTGCTGGAAGATTTATTCAAGTTATTGGTGAAGGGGAATCATCACTCTTTATTTCAGCAGAG ATCTGA
- the LOC136277672 gene encoding uncharacterized protein, with protein sequence MPKEFAQYATTRIILDCTELFIQRPSAMLAQSETWSDYKHHNTWKLLVGVTPNGQVTFLSDLWGGRVSDKQITRESGVLDLLQVGDNVMVDRRFDISAIVPAGVTVNMPPFLAGHDQMTAAETEETMSIASVRVHVERAIGRIKTYHILDGTLPNTLSPYATQISTVCGLLTNSLPPLLPPANL encoded by the coding sequence ATGCCTAAGGAGTTTGCCCAGTATGCCACAACCAGGATAATTTTAGACTGTACTGAGCTATTCATTCAGCGACCATCTGCTATGCTGGCTCAGTCAGAGACATGGTCAGATTATAAACACCATAATACTTGGAAGTTGCTAGTTGGGGTAACCCCAAATGGACAGGTCACTTTTTTGTCAGATCTCTGGGGTGGGCGTGTGTCTGACAAGCAAATAACAAgagagagtggtgtattagatTTGTTGCAAGTGGGTGATAATGTCATGGTTGATCGCAGATTTGACATTTCTGCAATTGTACCTGCTGGCGTTACAGTAAACATGCCACCATTTTTGGCTGGCCATGATCAAATGACAGCAGCTGAAACTGAAGAGACTATGAGCATTGCTTCAGTGCGCGTTCACGTGGAGCGTGCAATTGGCCGCATTAAGACCTACCACATTTTAGATGGTACCTTACCTAATACATTGAGCCCCTATGCAACACAAATTTCAACTGTCTGTGGCCTTCTGACAAACTCTTTACCCCCTTTACTACCACCGGCCAATCTTTGA